Proteins found in one Pectobacterium atrosepticum genomic segment:
- a CDS encoding DUF2496 domain-containing protein codes for MSLENAPPEVKLAVDLIMLLEENQIEPRIALAALAMVQADFEKKLSQEKNDAKSSS; via the coding sequence ATGTCACTTGAAAACGCGCCACCCGAAGTCAAGCTGGCGGTCGATTTGATTATGCTGCTGGAAGAAAACCAAATCGAACCCCGTATCGCACTCGCCGCACTGGCAATGGTACAGGCCGATTTTGAGAAAAAGCTCTCGCAAGAAAAAAATGACGCTAAATCTTCCTCTTAA
- a CDS encoding prephenate dehydrogenase, giving the protein MNTHQLLLALEQQINTLAKQLEPLADKAVPQSRFDRQLFSSYGTRLRDYRAEVEQNLRAIKQLVAEQRTDRVAFLAEKLVSQIAALQRELATQSLRRQEQNAAPPQEDVYHKLAEHQDYERRLLSMIQDRESLLITQTLFSEQQRLQKELAALEGRLSRCRQALSRLERQIERREQGL; this is encoded by the coding sequence GTGAACACGCATCAATTGCTGTTGGCACTTGAACAACAAATTAACACGCTGGCGAAACAGCTTGAACCGCTGGCGGATAAAGCTGTACCGCAATCGCGCTTTGATCGTCAGCTTTTTAGCAGTTACGGCACTCGGCTACGTGATTATCGCGCCGAAGTTGAACAAAACCTGCGCGCAATAAAACAGCTGGTTGCCGAACAGCGCACCGATCGCGTGGCGTTTCTAGCTGAAAAACTGGTTAGCCAGATAGCCGCTCTGCAACGTGAACTGGCGACACAATCATTGCGCAGGCAGGAGCAAAATGCCGCACCACCGCAGGAAGATGTGTATCACAAACTGGCGGAGCATCAGGATTATGAGCGCCGTTTGCTTTCCATGATTCAGGATAGAGAAAGTCTGCTCATTACACAGACGCTTTTCAGCGAGCAACAGCGGCTGCAAAAAGAGTTGGCCGCGCTGGAAGGACGGTTGTCACGCTGCCGTCAGGCTCTATCACGCTTAGAACGTCAGATTGAACGCCGGGAACAAGGACTGTAG
- a CDS encoding DUF454 family protein encodes MYRVLLIILGWISVVLATLGVVLPLLPTTPFLLLAAWCFARSSPRFHNWLLHRSWFGSYLRHWQQHRALPPGAKWKAVTMILLTFALSLWLVKLVWVRILLLVILTILLTFMLRLPVVDPEQQTQGADPKR; translated from the coding sequence ATGTATCGCGTGTTGCTGATTATACTGGGGTGGATTTCTGTTGTGCTGGCAACGTTGGGTGTCGTATTGCCTTTATTACCGACCACACCTTTCTTGTTACTGGCCGCTTGGTGTTTTGCCCGCTCCTCCCCGCGTTTCCATAACTGGTTACTGCACCGCTCTTGGTTTGGCAGCTATCTGCGCCATTGGCAGCAACATCGGGCGTTGCCGCCAGGAGCAAAGTGGAAGGCTGTCACCATGATTCTGCTGACGTTTGCGCTTTCGCTCTGGTTAGTCAAGCTGGTTTGGGTCAGGATCTTGCTGTTGGTCATTTTAACTATTTTGCTGACCTTCATGCTTCGTTTACCCGTGGTTGATCCAGAACAACAAACGCAGGGCGCGGATCCGAAAAGATAG
- a CDS encoding adenine phosphoribosyltransferase yields the protein MTTVTAQQQAELIKNSIKSIPDYPKPGILFRDVTSLLEDPVAYAASIDMLANRYRNTGVTKVVGTEARGFLFGAPVALALGVGFVPVRKPGKLPRPTISESYELEYGSDTLEIHADAISAGDNVLVIDDLLATGGTLEATVKLIRRLGGTVNDAAFIINLFDLGGEQRLTEMGVTCYSLVDFPGH from the coding sequence ATGACGACCGTAACAGCGCAGCAGCAGGCAGAATTAATTAAAAACAGTATCAAAAGCATCCCCGATTATCCGAAGCCGGGCATACTGTTCCGTGATGTCACCAGCCTGCTGGAAGATCCTGTGGCCTATGCGGCCAGTATTGACATGCTGGCGAACCGTTATCGCAACACCGGTGTGACGAAGGTTGTCGGCACCGAAGCGCGTGGTTTTCTGTTTGGCGCCCCTGTTGCGCTGGCGCTGGGTGTGGGTTTTGTTCCCGTGCGTAAACCGGGCAAACTGCCGCGTCCAACGATCAGTGAAAGCTATGAACTGGAGTACGGTTCAGATACGTTGGAAATTCATGCGGATGCGATCTCTGCTGGCGATAATGTGCTGGTGATCGACGATCTGCTGGCAACGGGCGGTACGCTTGAAGCCACGGTGAAATTGATCCGTCGTCTGGGTGGCACGGTAAACGATGCCGCTTTTATCATTAACCTGTTCGATCTGGGTGGCGAGCAACGCCTGACTGAGATGGGTGTAACCTGCTATAGCTTGGTTGACTTCCCCGGACATTAA
- a CDS encoding DNA polymerase III subunit gamma/tau, which translates to MSYQVLARKWRPQTFTQVVGQEHVLTALANGLSLGRIHHAYLFSGTRGVGKTTIARLLAKGLNCEQGVTATPCGQCDNCREIEQGRFVDLIEIDAASRTKVEDTRDLLDNVQYAPARGRFKVYLIDEVHMLSRHSFNALLKTLEEPPPHVKFLLATTDPQKLPVTILSRCLQFHLKALDVEQIRAHLEQVLQAENLASEPRALQLLARAADGSLRDALSLTDQAIAMGQGQVTTASVSQMLGTLDDEQPLALIEALAKGDGGQVMSLLDQVAARGVDWESLLVETQTLLHRIAMVQLLPAALGDDYAAVEARIRELARALPPADVQLYYQTMLIGRKELPFAPDRRMGVEMTLLRALAFHPSQIIAELVAPVSAAPAQAARAPSVKPPAQPQPTATTSAVARAPMPQNSESHDDVLPSSYSPEPPMDASAYAPPLGEATVTAGSADQHGVSELPDATSQLLQARSQLLRKQGSTPPKKAEPAASDNTRPATSALERLASVTERSIQRQNAQTSPSEPKKPEAYRWRAQNKVDEEKVDVTTPKALRSALEHEKTPELAARLAEESLERDPWAAEIHRLTLPKLVQQLALNAFKESEEAGKVHLHLRSSQRHLNSPVAQKTLLDALTAHYGHPVELLITEDDNPAVRTPLEWRQAIYEEKLAQARQSILADTTIQTLRRFFDAELDEESIRPV; encoded by the coding sequence ATGAGCTATCAGGTTCTTGCCCGTAAGTGGCGTCCCCAAACCTTTACCCAAGTTGTCGGTCAGGAACATGTCCTGACCGCGTTGGCTAACGGCCTTTCCCTAGGTCGAATCCATCACGCTTATTTGTTTTCTGGCACCCGCGGTGTCGGGAAGACGACGATTGCCCGTTTGCTGGCAAAAGGGCTGAATTGCGAACAGGGTGTAACGGCAACGCCGTGCGGCCAGTGTGATAATTGCCGAGAAATCGAACAGGGCCGTTTTGTCGATTTGATCGAAATCGACGCCGCTTCTCGCACTAAAGTCGAAGACACGCGCGATCTGTTGGATAATGTGCAGTATGCCCCCGCGCGTGGGCGATTCAAGGTGTACTTGATTGACGAAGTACACATGTTATCGCGCCACAGCTTTAATGCGCTGTTAAAAACGCTGGAAGAGCCACCTCCGCACGTCAAATTCCTATTGGCGACTACCGATCCGCAGAAACTGCCGGTGACCATTCTGTCGCGCTGCCTGCAATTTCATCTCAAAGCGCTGGATGTCGAACAGATTCGTGCGCATTTGGAACAGGTACTACAGGCGGAGAATCTCGCCAGTGAACCACGGGCACTGCAACTTCTGGCGCGTGCTGCCGATGGAAGCTTACGTGATGCGCTGAGCTTGACCGATCAAGCTATTGCCATGGGGCAAGGGCAGGTGACAACCGCTTCAGTCAGCCAAATGTTAGGCACGCTGGACGATGAACAACCGCTGGCACTGATTGAAGCGTTGGCGAAAGGCGATGGCGGGCAAGTCATGTCGCTGCTAGATCAGGTTGCTGCACGAGGTGTGGATTGGGAATCGTTATTGGTAGAAACCCAAACGTTGTTACACCGTATTGCGATGGTTCAACTGCTGCCTGCGGCGTTGGGCGATGATTACGCGGCTGTTGAAGCGCGGATACGAGAGTTGGCGCGAGCTTTGCCACCGGCTGACGTGCAGCTTTATTACCAGACGATGCTAATTGGCCGCAAAGAGCTGCCTTTCGCGCCGGATCGTCGGATGGGTGTTGAAATGACGCTACTAAGAGCGTTGGCGTTTCATCCCAGTCAGATTATTGCCGAACTGGTTGCACCAGTAAGCGCCGCGCCTGCTCAGGCTGCGCGTGCGCCCTCTGTCAAGCCGCCTGCGCAGCCGCAACCTACGGCAACAACATCGGCGGTGGCTCGTGCGCCAATGCCGCAAAACAGCGAATCTCATGACGACGTGCTGCCGTCATCATACTCTCCCGAACCGCCGATGGATGCCTCTGCCTATGCGCCACCGTTAGGGGAAGCGACTGTTACGGCCGGTTCTGCGGATCAGCATGGTGTGAGTGAATTACCTGATGCGACTTCTCAGCTGTTACAGGCTCGCAGCCAGCTACTGCGAAAACAGGGGAGTACGCCACCAAAAAAGGCTGAACCGGCAGCGTCTGACAACACGCGGCCGGCAACCTCAGCGCTGGAGCGATTGGCTTCGGTGACTGAGCGCAGTATTCAACGGCAAAACGCGCAAACCTCTCCCTCCGAACCTAAAAAGCCGGAAGCGTATCGTTGGCGGGCGCAGAATAAAGTCGACGAAGAGAAGGTCGATGTGACGACGCCAAAAGCGCTGCGTTCGGCATTGGAGCACGAAAAAACGCCTGAACTAGCGGCACGGCTGGCGGAAGAGTCATTGGAGCGGGATCCATGGGCGGCGGAAATCCATCGCCTGACATTGCCAAAACTGGTACAACAGCTGGCACTCAATGCGTTTAAAGAGAGCGAAGAGGCAGGAAAAGTCCATCTACATCTGCGTTCATCTCAGCGGCATCTGAATTCGCCTGTGGCGCAAAAGACGCTGCTGGATGCATTGACGGCCCACTATGGGCATCCTGTAGAATTACTGATTACTGAAGACGATAACCCAGCGGTGCGGACGCCGCTGGAGTGGCGTCAGGCTATATATGAAGAGAAACTGGCGCAGGCGCGTCAGTCGATTCTGGCCGATACGACGATTCAAACGCTGCGGCGTTTCTTTGATGCGGAACTGGACGAAGAAAGTATCCGCCCTGTTTAA
- a CDS encoding YbaB/EbfC family nucleoid-associated protein, producing the protein MFGKGGIGNLMKQAQQMQEKMQQMQEEVANLEVTGESGAGLVKITINGAHNCRRVEIDPSLMEDDKEMLEDLIAAAFNDAARRIAETQKEKMATVSSGMQLPPGFKMPF; encoded by the coding sequence ATGTTTGGTAAAGGTGGAATTGGCAACCTGATGAAGCAAGCCCAGCAGATGCAGGAAAAAATGCAGCAGATGCAGGAAGAAGTGGCGAATCTGGAAGTCACGGGCGAATCGGGCGCAGGTCTGGTGAAAATCACGATCAACGGTGCGCATAATTGCCGCCGTGTTGAGATCGACCCTAGCCTGATGGAAGACGACAAAGAGATGCTGGAAGATCTGATCGCTGCGGCGTTCAATGATGCCGCTCGTCGCATCGCAGAAACGCAGAAAGAGAAAATGGCAACGGTTTCCAGCGGTATGCAATTGCCGCCGGGCTTCAAGATGCCGTTCTGA
- the recR gene encoding recombination protein RecR, which produces MQTSPLLESLMEALRCLPGVGPRSAQRMAFQLLQRNRSGGMRLAQALTQAMSEIGHCSDCRTFTEQDVCAICSNPRRQQNGLVCVVESPADIHAIEQTGQFAGRYFVLMGHLSPLDGIGPDDIGLGRLEERLQVESFNEVILATNPTVEGDATANYIAELCAQHGVMASRIAHGVPVGGELEMVDGTTLSHSLAGRQPFRF; this is translated from the coding sequence ATGCAGACCAGCCCGCTTCTTGAATCATTGATGGAAGCGCTGCGCTGCCTGCCGGGCGTTGGGCCCAGGTCGGCGCAGCGTATGGCGTTTCAACTACTGCAACGTAACCGCAGCGGTGGTATGCGTTTGGCGCAGGCGTTGACGCAAGCCATGTCCGAAATCGGGCACTGTAGCGATTGCCGGACATTCACCGAGCAGGACGTTTGTGCGATTTGCTCGAATCCACGCCGCCAGCAAAATGGGCTGGTTTGCGTTGTAGAAAGCCCGGCTGATATTCATGCCATTGAACAGACGGGGCAGTTTGCTGGTCGTTACTTTGTGCTAATGGGGCATTTGTCGCCGCTTGATGGCATTGGCCCAGACGATATTGGTTTGGGGCGATTAGAAGAGCGCCTGCAAGTGGAATCGTTCAACGAAGTGATTCTGGCTACTAACCCGACGGTAGAAGGCGATGCTACAGCGAATTATATCGCTGAGCTCTGTGCGCAACACGGCGTGATGGCCAGCCGCATTGCACACGGCGTTCCCGTTGGCGGTGAGCTGGAAATGGTCGATGGCACGACGCTCTCTCATTCGCTCGCGGGTCGTCAGCCCTTCCGGTTTTAA